Proteins encoded together in one Lathyrus oleraceus cultivar Zhongwan6 chromosome 5, CAAS_Psat_ZW6_1.0, whole genome shotgun sequence window:
- the LOC127083425 gene encoding chromatin remodeling protein EBS, translated as MATTWQSCKDTYTIRGTNKIVRAGDCVSLRPTVASKPIMARVEKIELDNLNGKRVHVRWYYRPEEAIGGRRSFHGDKELFLSDHYDVHRADTIEGKYYVYSLKKYTKLATVGAEDYFCRFRYKVATGVFKPRRVPVFCKCEMPYNPDRFMANCETCSERFHPECVGIPFEKAMRMQDLGFVCPECYPSDLDH; from the exons ATGGCGACAACATGGCAAAGCTGTAAGGACACATACACAATCAGAGGCACCAACAAGATCGTTAGAG CTGGAGACTGTGTTTCGCTACGCCCTACCGTAGCGAGCAAGCCAATCATGGCTCGCGTCGAGAAGATCGAGCTTGATAACTTGAACGGCAAGAGGGTTCATGTGAGATGGTACTATCGACCGGAAGAAGCGATCGGAGGTCGCAGATCGTTTCATGGAGATAAGGAGCTGTTTTTGTCTGATCACTATGATGTTCATCGGGCTGACACCATTGAAGGGAAGTATTATGTGTACTCTTTGAAGAAATACACTAAGCTTGCGACTGTAGGTGCTGAAGATTACTTTTGTAGGTTTCGCTACAAAGTTGCTACCGGGGTTTTTAAACCTCGTCGTGTCCCTGT GTTTTGTAAATGTGAAATGCCTTATAACCCAGATAGGTTTATGGCGAACTGTGAGACATGCAGTGAAAG GTTCCATCCTGAATGTGTGGGCATACCTTTTGAAAAAGCCATGAGAATGCAGGATTTAGGATTTGTTTGTCCTGAATGTTATCCATCTGATTTGGATCATTAG